ttgggtacagacctggatagtaggacagaactttgcaggctatctttgcagtagataaTACTGCCTTCTGGACCGGAGTTGCTCACCTTTCTAATCAACAAAAAAAAGCACTCACCTCGGGGTATGAAGATGTTGATAGCGAGACAGATTCCAGCTCCTAGTAAAGATCCCACTTCTGTGTTTCTCCTGCCCACCTTATCCAGAAGGTAGTACGCTGATAGTTTGGCTGGCAGCTCTATGGCACCGTACACAAACTGGGTCAGATAGATATTGAGTCCAAATCCAGTGATGTTGAAGCTAATGCCATAAAATGTTGATGCCACACCATACCTTCGGTAGGAGAAATCAGGTTGGCATTGTTGGTGTTGTTAAACTGTGTAGACTGATGTCATGTGTCGTGACAGTTTGAATTGAGCTAAAAGTTGACATTATGATATTTTCTTGAATTCATCAATAAATTCTTACATTACTCTTACATTGTTATGTATAACCAGACTTGATGAACATGCATCTACTAAAGCGACTTGTAACAGACATCATGAGAGGGGGGATACTCACCACACTATGCCTGTTAGTAGAGCCAGCCTCCTCATCTTTGGTGTCCTGACCAAGTCCAGGTAGGAGTGacttctgtcttttctctctgtcaCAATGATACTGGACAGAGTCTGTTGGGAAGAAAAATAGAGGCGGATCAGTTGCTGaatcccaaatcaacccctaATCCTTAGACTCAACCACCTAGGCACTCGTGTACATCTGAACCTATTGGATAAGTATAAGCAATATGGCAAAAATCACACCCAGCCTTTCAGAGGGAaagtaacctggtcccagatcggtttgtgctgtcttgccaactctgACCATAGGAGttagcaagacagcacaaacagatatgGGACTAGGCTAGAAGGAAAGGTGAAGGAATTACGATATTGCTTAAACTTCCTGGTCCTGGTCCGATCCTGATATTCGCTTACCTCTGGTGTAATTTTGGATCCAAACTCCTCCTTCTGGTTCATCTGGGCACATTGTTGCAAATAAAAGTTAGCTTTCTCAAACTTCCCATTGGCTATGAGCCACCTGGCTGACTCAGGAATCCACCTATTGGAGGAGGTAAAGATGTCATTCACAATTACATAGCAACGGTTAACTGTCCATTCCTTTTTTTGTCAGTCCATCAGTCAGACCCTCCCTCTAACCTCCAGGTGAGTATGGCTAGAGCAAGAGGTGAGGTGACCGCTATGGTCAGCTGTCTCCAGTCGGTCACACAGTAGGCTATGGCTGGAATCATGCAGTTACCAAACGTCCAGGACAGGCTGTCAATCACTCCCACCAGCTTTCTGTGCTCAATGTCCACCCACTCCACACCTGAAGAGATGGGACAACACCACAATCCCAGATGAGGAGAGGGTAGTGTCTGGGGTGCAACGTGGGTTATCTGTATTTGTCTAGTGGGTGGGCTTcatatttgagtgtgtgtgtgtgtgagcctgtgtgcatgtgtataATCACTGAGTACTGATGAGACGATAACGATGCCGGTGATACCGAACCCAGTGAAGAACCTGAGCACAGCGAACATGATGAAAGAAGTGGAGAAAGCACTGGCAAAACCAAACAGCATGCCAGAGATATAGGACACCAGGAGCATGGGCTTCCTACCAAACCTAGAGAAAAAAAGACATGTAAAGAGAAGGTGAACAGAAACAtctacatacagatgtaggatcttaatttgatcaccatgTCGCAGAAGACCTtgaaatgcaggaaatgtaaaacgtgTAGTATATTTGAGGTATAAAAAGGCTTCTGatatttgtaatttccactttcagacttgattttccctgacaaaaaaaaaatgatcaacccctacaaaaatgtccattaattcaaatccacatacagtgccttgcgaaagtattcagcccccttgaactttgcgaccttttgccacatttcagacttgaaACATAACAATTTTTCAGTTTCTGATTTGTTAAAgttggaaatatccaataaatgtcgttccacttcatgattgtgtcccacttgttgattcttcacaaaaaaatacagttttatatctttatgtttgaagcctgaaatgtggcaaaaggtcgcaaagttcaagggggccgaatacttttgcaaggcactgtaataattcacatttcctgttgctgcaggattattttctataacaaactggctcaaattaagatcctacatctgtacattcAGTAGCCTTATCCAAGCCAGAATGGCCCATATTGCAGGAGCCTCTCCTGTTTCAGTAGCATCAGGCAGTTCCCCTTTTTCAATTAGAAAGATAAGAATCTTATTATGTAGAGAGAATACAAAAACAAAATTCCTCTTGATTGgatatatttaaaaatatttaAGTCCAAATGCAGCagtttttatatcaatatcaaaccattattgggtaacaattaagtacctcaATGCAACAGTATTCGAttcaaatggtcaaaaagaaacaaggCTATGGGCCAAAACATACTAACACCTGCAAAATCACGATTTGTCCAACTGATCAATGACAATCGTAGCATCCCATagtctgttgacagacactaCCATAGCAGTTCTGATACATGCATCTATACATAAGAGATTAGGTTAAAGGTGactgtaaaatatactgtctgtGAATGAATACATGACTGTTAACTTACCTGTCACTCAGGCTTCCAAATGTCATAGCTCCGAACATCACTCCTATGAAGAAGATGGTTGTTGTCGCCTTATTTTGCCCTTTCTGGTCACACACCAAGTCCCACTGATGAGAGAGGTGGAATTAAGAATAAACCCCTTCATTGTATAAATGAGAATGGCCTCTACTTTCCTTTTGTGAAAGACTTTCATTGAGTAGCTAGCAATGCAACAATATTCAAACATTCTTTGAAAGTACGAATAACACTTAAATTATATGCAACATCTGTAGTGGTCAAATAATGACATTCAATGAGTACAACATGACCTTTCGACTTCTATAGTCTTGTGACAAAGAGACAGTAAGACTTACCTCTGTAGCCAGAGTGGATTTGAAGGTGCTGTTGTCATATGCCCATCCATTCTGACAGGGGACTGTAGCTAGATCACTGTTATTGGAGTTGGACAGGATGTGGAACTGGGGCTCTGGGAACATCTTACAGGAGCTTGGAGTCCCATCTTCCTGCACTGGAACGCTGACAGTCAGTCTCTGCTCCTGGGTCAGATTCCCAAAGAGGCTGCCATCATCCAGAGCGCTGAGGTCACAGTGGTGAGAGGGCACGGCTGCTATGAAGTTGTTCAGCAGGAAGTGACACGGTAGGGTGAATCGACCAATAAAGCTGATGATAATGATCATAATCTGGAACCGTCCAAATCCATTGACAACCGAGAGTAGGTGTTCGAACTTCATCTTCCACTTGGTCCACACAGACTTCTATGTCCACAGACTTCTTGTCCACAGACTCGTAATATCAACAGCAATTCCTCTCTCATTCACCAACGTTGAATCCCAAAAAATGTCCTAATCTTTCACCAAGTCTAAAGGTTTTCTGTTGGTCCCTTATTCTCATTGTTAGGTAAACCATGTGAAATTGATCAATCTTTGACAGTACAAAACCACTTAAAGCTCTTTTGTTTGTGGAAGAATGCCTTCATCTACATTAATTGGTGACACATTGACAGAAAGGAGTTTCTTGAGCAACTGAAGAAAATTTCACAATTTCAAACTTTCTAGAAGTTCAAAATGAGAATAGGACGTGatgtttgtgctcttgccaactccatcactcattgtcaagccaaacatcCATTGTCATGGTACAATGTGTGGGTGACAAGGACTTGATAGCATGATGGTACCAACAGGCTGGCACTCAGGCTAGTTCCCACACAAGTTtgtagaaaaaaaaagaaaaaaaagcgaAAATAGAAGGCCAGATATCTTGAAACGAGACGAAGGCTAGATATACTGAAAAGAGACGAAGGCTAAACGAAACGAAGGCTAGATATACTGAAACG
Above is a genomic segment from Oncorhynchus masou masou isolate Uvic2021 chromosome 23, UVic_Omas_1.1, whole genome shotgun sequence containing:
- the LOC135511165 gene encoding solute carrier family 22 member 7-like — encoded protein: MKFEHLLSVVNGFGRFQIMIIIISFIGRFTLPCHFLLNNFIAAVPSHHCDLSALDDGSLFGNLTQEQRLTVSVPVQEDGTPSSCKMFPEPQFHILSNSNNSDLATVPCQNGWAYDNSTFKSTLATEWDLVCDQKGQNKATTTIFFIGVMFGAMTFGSLSDRFGRKPMLLVSYISGMLFGFASAFSTSFIMFAVLRFFTGFGITGIVIVSSVLSVEWVDIEHRKLVGVIDSLSWTFGNCMIPAIAYCVTDWRQLTIAVTSPLALAILTWRWIPESARWLIANGKFEKANFYLQQCAQMNQKEEFGSKITPETLSSIIVTERKDRSHSYLDLVRTPKMRRLALLTGIVWYGVASTFYGISFNITGFGLNIYLTQFVYGAIELPAKLSAYYLLDKVGRRNTEVGSLLGAGICLAINIFIPRDMSVLRTVVAVLGKGCSATSFTTVVLYSSELFPTVVRQNGMGYNSSMGRLGVSLAPLILLLDEVWRDLPQVLLCSIALLASLVARMLPETRGRCLPETIQDVEDGQTGKGLAGSQVVETTDIPLKSKDNDEVENGY